CTGATTTGGGTGCAGCGAAACCTGCCATCGTCGCTTTTGCGCACGCGCACTTCTACCAAGCCTTTCATGTTGAATTGGCCATCGTCGAATGAAAAACCGTCGCCCTCGTCAAACCAACCAAAGGATTCCATGCCACGGGCAGATGGAGCGATACCTTCCACGCGCAAAGTGTCAGAAGGCAGCCCAGACAAGTCATAAGTCTTGGTAGAGCTTCCACCAGAGCGGTAATTTTTGGAGGCAACGGCGAGCAGCATGACTGCCGATATGAGGTTGATTGACCAAAAAACCCAAAGCCCGCCTTGCAACCAACTGGGGGTGCGTACCTTGAACAAAGCACGAACAAACATTAAGGCCACGCTCAGTATCGGAATACCCAACAAGAAAAACATATTGGCAAAGCCCAGCCAAGTGACGCTGCCAGAGAATGGACTGAAATACTCGACGAATGGCGCAGCCACAAACAAGCCCCATATACCAGCCACCCACGACACAGCTAACCCAACAAACAAGGCTATGGCAACTATAGCGGCTATGGCGAGACCAAACTTGGAGATGAAACGCACGACAAACCCAAACATCTGCCCTAAGACGGAGACTCCGTTCGATACGGCGTTGCCAAAGCTTTTGTCACTTCCGCCCGCGCTTTTTTTTTCCGCCCCCAACTCGTTGACCTTTGTGCTTAGCCGCTCGAAACTATCCTCGATTTCCTTTGCAATGTTGTCCACGTTTATCGGTTCCCCACGCATGGCCAAGCGGTCGGCAGCAGTCTTGGCGGGTGGCACAAGAATCCATAGAAGCAGATAGGCTGGCATCCAGAAGCCTGCGGAGAGAAAAGTGAGCAACACAAAAATCAAGCGCATCCACACGGGGTCGTGCATGCCAAAGTATGCAGATAAGCCAGAGCAGACACCACCTACCACTGTGTCTTCCTCGTCGCGGAACAGCCGCTTGCCCGTTTTCACGGTTTGTTTCTTAGCGCGGTTGCCGCTACCCGCTGTGCCGGAACGCTCTGCGCCGCCACCACTACCTTCAGTAGTCGGCTCGCCGCCAAAGTCTTCGGGCTTGCCCATTACCTCCACGGCAGCCTCCGCGTCGGGCAACATGACAATGGTGCGGGTACCCATGTTTTGAGTGATGATTTCGCCCAACCTCGATTCTATATCGTGCACGATTTCGTCGCGCCCTTCGCTTTCGCTGAATCGTTTTCGGATGCTTTCAAGGTAAGACAAGAGGTATTCGTAGGCATCGTCGTCAATCGTGAGTGCGTATCCTCCGAGATTGATATTGAGTATTTTATTCATTGTTTAAGTCGGTTGAACGGTGACTTGTTTTTTTACCCGCCTGTGCGATTGACTCGCTCAGACGGGGCAATTGGTTGGGTTGCCGGGTTGGAGATTTGGGCAATCGGCCCGGCAGCTCAACCCGTTACGAATCGGGCGGCAATGGCTCGATTTTGAGGGGCTTGGGAGGAGCCTCCATTTTGCGTTTGCGTTCGTTTTCCGCGGGGGCAGCAGCGCTACCTTTCAGGGTTTGGTTGACGGAGTGTACCAGCTGATGCCAGCCTTCGGTCAATTCAGTCAAAAATTGAAGCCCTTGCTCGGACACGGTGAAGTATTTGCGTGGAGGGCCTTTTTCACCCTCGCGCCAGATATAGTCCACCAACCCATCGTTTTTTAGTCGAATCAGCAGAGGGTACAAGGTGCCTTCCTTCACGATTAGGTTGGTCCATTCCAACCGTTTCATGATTTCCGGCGGATAGGTCTCGCCCTCTGAGATGACCGCCAAGACGCACATTTCGAGCACGCCTTTCCGCATTTGAGCTTTCGCATTTTCCAGATCCATATTATTGTTGATTTGCTGGATTTTGATTAATGATTACCGACTGCTCGGTTTCGACAGCCTGATTGAGCCTTTTGTATGTTCGGACACCCGGCTCATTGACTTCCAATACTTCCCCTGTCTCGTGCAGTGCAGGCAAGCCGACTGGCAATAGCGATACGTCCAGCCCGCTAAAGGGTTTTGCAGCACCGCCGCCGCAAGCCGTGATTGCAAGCGACACGACGGCCAAAAAGAAGATGATGTGTTTCAATTTTGCATTCATAGCTTATCAGAAAAATTGTCGCCCCGACCCCAACCTGCTCCTCAACTCAGCGCAAGCTGGAGAGGCAATGTCCTTGTTTCATGGAACAAAAATATGGCAAGGGACAATACCTTGCAATACATAGAACCTATTTTAGCAAAAATATTTTTTTAGGAAACTACCTTGCTTGATGTTAATTTTTTGATTTTCAGTTTTTTAGGAGATAACTTTTCTTAAAAAAATTTTTTTAAAAAACATAGCCGTTCGTGCTGACCCCTCCACTCGGGGAGGGGTCGGGAGGCACGCTAAGTTTTTACAAAATTTTTTAAAAAGAGACACACGCTTTGGCGTTGGGGAGATGAACGTGCCGAAGACTCAAACAATATGCACCGATGATGGACTCGTGCCGCGTCGGTTGCGACGTTTGTATTGCAGGGCGAGAAAGCTTGAGCAAATGTCGGCACCAACCTTGCCGAGACGTTGGCATCCGATAGGCGTGGGAAATGCCAGTACTGGCACAAAAGCCAAATGCTCTAAAATTCCGAGAAAACATCTGGATAGTTGGCTAAATTTGCCTAATCGCCCGAAAAAACCCAAGCGGAGGTGTTCGTTGTGCCAAATCCGGCGTATGACTTTATGTTTTTGAAAGCATCAAATGGGGGGATGCTCAGCATCTTTACCGTAGAAGGGAAATTCGTCCATCAAACGTCATTCACGGCCGGGGCAAATAGGCATTCGCCGAACCTCTCCCCCGGGCTGTACTTTTTTCGATGCCGCTTGGAAAATGGGAAAGTTGTCACCCACAGAGTCGCCGTTCAGCATTGAAACTTTTTTTCTCTGAATCTTCAAAACTTGCTTTGCCATTTAAGCGAAGCGTCATACTTTTGCCGCCCGATTTGCAAAACAGAAGCGGAAATGAACGCATTTAAAGCGTATTCCATCCCAATTCAGGGTCTAAAAATTGGAATACATCACTTCAAGTTTTTGATTGACAGCGCGTTTTTCCGCCATTTTGAGGATTCTCCCGTCCATGAAGGCGAAATCCAATTCGATTTGCAACTTGACAAACGGCCAGATATGCTCATCCTTGATTTTGAACTGAGGGGGCATACAAGAGTGGAATGTGACAGATGCACGGCGATGATTGATTTGCCCTTAGAGAGCGAAAAGCAACTCATTGTGAAATATGGCGAAGATGAAGGCGAGGAAGAAGACGAGGTGGTGTTTATCCACAGGGAAGCATCGGAGTTCAATGTAGCCAAGTACCTCTACGAATTCACGGTGCTTGCACTGCCCATAACAAACACCTATGACTGTCAGAGTGAGCCGAATCCGCCTTGCAACTTTGATGTCTTGAAATTTTTGAAGAAAGAATCCGACGAGCAAAAACCCAACGCCGTGTGGGATGCGCTCAAAGGAATTGATGATAATTAGTTAATTACCACGTGTTGATTCGCGGAGGTTGAATTGACAACCTCGTCTGAATGGCTTGACCATGCAGACAAACGATGAACAACGAACAACGAAATAGGTCATGCCAAATCCTAAATGGCGGCACTCGAAGCGTCGTAAGCGCGCCCGCCGCACACACTACAAATTGGAAGCGCCCAACGTCTCGATTTGCAAGACTACTGGCGAGCAACATCTTTTCCACCACGCCTACAAAGTGGACGGAGACCTGTACTATCGCGGGCAGGTGTTGGTGCCGGGCAAGCAACGCTCGGAGGCGGAAGCATAAGCGACAAGTTTTCAAGCGCCCAGTTTTTGAGGAGGCTCCAGTCCCGATTGTCGGGCGATGGGGCTTTTTCTGTTTATTTACACAAAGGCTGACACGAGCAGCACACTGTCAACCCAGTTTCAATTTCATCAAGTTATCCATGTCGAAACAAATCATCAACACTCCCGCTGCCCCGATGCCCATCGGCCCCTACAACCAAGCGGTTGCGTTCAACGGCCTGCTCTATGTTTCAGGCCAGATTGCAATCGAGCCAAGCTCTGGCGAACTCGTGCTCGACGACATAGAACTTGAAACGCGCCAAGTGCTGAACAACGTGAAAGCGATACTGGATGCGGCTGGGTCAAGCCTCAAGCATGTGCTGAAAGCCACGGTCTTCGTGCGCGACATCAATCAATTCAGCCGCATCAATGTTGTTTATGGCGAATTCTTCGAGCCATCTTTTGCCCCTGCGCGAGAGTTGGTGCAAGTGGTAGAATTACCCAAATTCGTAAACATCGAAATCTCCGTGGTCGCATCGTTGGCCTAAACGCTTCAACATCAAACAAGTATGAAAAACGTCCTTTCTTGTATCCAACCCACTGGCGACCTTCACCTAGGCAACTACTTTGGAGCGGTGCAAAACTGGGTACGCCTGCAAGAAAACTATCAATGCACCTACGGCGTGGTGGATTACCATTCCATGACCATGCCTTACAAAGCCGAAACGCTTCGCGAAAACACTTGGAAAATGGCGTTCTACCTCTTGGCCTGTGGCATCAAACCGGAGAACCTCTTCATCCAAAGCCTCGTGCCAGAACACGCGGAGCTCTCTTGGGTGCTGAGTTGCCTTACATCTTACGGTGAGTTGAGCCGTATGACGCAGTTCAAAGACAAGAGCAAGCAATTGGAGGAAAGAAGTGGACAAGATGTTTTCGTGGGCGCTGGTCTATTTGTTTACCCCGTGCTGCAAGCAGCGGACATTCTGATATATCATGCTGACTATGTGCCGATTGGTAAAGACCAGCAGCAGCACCTTGAGCTTTCGCGCGACATCGCTCAACGTTTCAATCACCAATTCGGAAAGGAGTATTTCATTCATCCAGAGCCTTTATTTACCGAAACCCCTAAAATACTTTCTCCTGCCGACCCCAGCAAAAAGATGAGCAAGAGCCTCGGCGAAAAGCACTACATCAATCTTTTTGGGGAAGAAGACCGTATACGAAAACAAATCAAGTCAGCGGTGACAGATACTGGCGAAACGAAGGCCGGAGAAATGAGTCCCGGCGTGCAGAATTTGTTTGAGCTCCTCCGCGCTTGTGGCAATATGGCGGCCTTCCAAAGTCTTATGGCTGACTACCACGCGGGCACATTGAAATATAGTGACTTGAAAGAAGAGGTGGCCAGCTCGGTGGCTGGATTAGTCAACCCGCTCCGCGAACGATTGGCCACCTTGCAAGCCGATAAGCGCAACGTGAAGGCACAAATTCAAGAAAGCAGTGCCGAAATCCGCAAACGCGCACAGCAGACCATGCGCGAAGTAAGAGAACTGACGGGATTGGCTTCGTTGAAATAACAACATAGCTTGCTTATCCCCAAGCGGCATACATCTCTCGTGGTGTATGCCGCTTTTGTTTTTCTAACCAATGCCTACATTTACCCCCGACATTTTCAACCTACTTTTTTTACATGAAAAAGCGCCACTCTCGCCGCAACTTCCTGAAAACCACCGCTAAAGCCGCCATCGCTTTCACCATCGTGCCGCGTCATGTGCTGGGCGGCACAGGCCACCTCCCTCCCAGCGACCGCCTTAATATCGCCTTCATTGGTGCAGGAGGAAAGGCCGCCGACAGCATCGGCAAACTCAAAGGCACCGAGAGGCTCGCCGCTTTTTGCGATGTGGACGACCGCCGTGCAGCCGACACATACCAGCAGTATCCCGATGTGCCGCGTTTCAAGGATTTTCGCAAAATGCTAGATGCCGCCGGGCGCGACATTGATGCTGTGGTCATCTCGACACCAGACCACACCCATGCCGTGGCAACTTTGGCATCCATGCAAGCAGGCAAACACGTATATGTGGAAAAACCGCTGACGCACAACATCCGTGAGGCGCGGACATTGTTGGAGGCAGCTCGAAAATACAAAGTCGTGACCCAAATGGGCAACCAAGGCGCCTCTATGGATTGCAATGCAGAATTGGCCGAATGGGTGCAAGCGGGCGCTATTGGCAAGGTCAGTCGGGTACACGTCTGGACCAATCGCCCTGTATGGCCACAGGGAGTGCCCACCCCCGCACCCGGCGAATCCATCCCCTCCGAGCTTGATTGGGACCTTTGGCTCGGTCCTGCCAAAGAGCGCCCATTTAGCGCCCGCTATCTTCCCTTTGGTTGGCGCGGCTGGTGGGATTTTGGCACCGGTGCGCTGGGCGATATGGGGTGCCATCTCATTGACCCCGTCTATCGCGCCCTCAAACTCACTGTGCCAACGGCTGTGGAGGCCAGTGCTGCCACTGTGTGGTCGAATGATTTTCAGGAAGCCGACTACCCAGATAGCTGCCCGCCAGCCTCTATTGTCAGAATCGAATTTCCCGCCCGCAACAAGATGCCCGCTTGCGAGCTGCTTTGGTACGATGGTGGCGTTCGTCCCATGCGACCAGCAGAATTAGGCGCCAACGAACCATTCGGCACTTGGGACGGCGGCGTGCTCTTCGAGGGCACAAAGGGCAAAATCCTCTGCAACATATTTGGCGACAAAGCTACTCTGTTGCCCACGTCGAAGATGAAGGATTTTAAAAAACCAAAGCCAACAGAGCCGCGCTATTCCGCGCCCTCGCACCAAATGGTATGGGCCGATGCTTGCAAAGGCAAGGGCAAAACTTCCTCTCCGTTTGAGTACGCCGTGCCATTAACGGAGGCTTTGCTGATTGGCAACCTCGCCGTGCGCTGTTACGATTTCAAAAAATTGAAACCCGGAAAAACGCCGACTTCCTGGGCGCCTTACGACTACCCGGGACGTGTCCGGCTCGAATGGGACTCCGCCAACCTGCGCATCACTAACTTCGAGGAGGCCAACGCGTTTGTGGGAAGAGAATACCGCAACGGTTGGTCGTTGGCAACATGACACTTTGAAATATAGCGTACATTCTCGTACACGCTTGTCCGCTTTCGGACACGCCAATGCTTGGTTTTGTCAAGTAAAAAACTGACAATCAACTCACAAGCATTTCGGCACAAGGTATGAGCCACAGCATTAGGCTTTGCCAATCAAGACAATACCATCATGCTACACAACTATCTTGTGCTTGCCCTCAAAAACTTACTAAAACGACGCTTCGTGGCGAGTATCAACCTGTTGGGGTTGTCAATGGGCATTGCCGTTTGTGTGCTGATTGGTCTGTTTATCCGACACGAAAAGGCCTATGACCGATTTCACGCAAAGTCGGAGCGTATTTGCCGCCTCAATACGACGATGAAATACCCCGGCGCAAGTGAGAGCACTATGCCATATTCTTCTTATCCGATGGGGCCTTTTTTGGCCGAAACATTTGGAAAAGAGATAGAAGCCTTTTGTCGAGTGGTGCCCATTGACCAAGATTTCATTCTGCAAAATGGCGAGCATCAAGCAACCATTCGACAAGTGTTTGCGGCTGACAGCACATTTTTCCAACTATTCGATTTCAAATTTTTGCAAGGCGAACCAGCCACGGCATTGAGCCAGCCTCAAAGTATCGTGCTGACGCGAAAAACCGCTGAAAACATTTTCCAAACCGCAGAAGCGTTAGGGAAAACGCTCTCCAAAACCTATGTATCCCCATATTCTCAAGAGGATACGACCGAGCATTTTACCGTTAGCGCCGTACTGGAAAATGTGCCGACCCAATCGCATTTGCAATTCGATGCGTTGCTTTCAGGCACCAAAAAGCCATTTTGGGCCTTTTGGAACCCCGAACTGGTGCGCGACTGGCATGTATTGGCCACCATGACCTACCTCTTGCTCCGTTCGGAACAAACCGACCGCGCCGCATTGGAACAACAAATTCCTTTGGCGTTGCGCTCACGAATGCAGGGTTCAGAGCAAGTAGCACATCAGTTGCAGCCGCTGCTCGATATTCACCTCGGCTCTAAAGGTGTCTCGACTGACCAGATAAGCAATTTTGCCTCATTAGACGGGCAATACCTGCGTATATTTGGATTCATTGGTCTGTTTGTGCTGCTCATTGCGACGGTGAACTATTCCAATCTATCCACTATTTTGGCAGGGCGGAGGGCCAAAGAAATTGCCGTTCGGAAAGTAATCGGCGCCAGTCGGCGAGCAGTAGTATCACAATTCTTAGTGGAGTCGGTGCTGACAACGGGGTTGGCGTTGCTACTGGCTGCGGGACTGATGGTTTTTGCACGCCCCTTTTTACAGCATATTGACTATCCAATTACCGCATTGGAACACCTAAGCAACCCCGCCTTTCTCATAATGGGTATTACTGGCCTATTGATGATAGGCGTGTTGGCTGGTGCTTACCCTGCATTTTTTATTGGAAAAACGGGGCCTGCTCATGTTTTGTGCGGTCAAAAACTGACCTTGAAAAGCAAGCAGAAGCTCATACCCATTCTGGTGACAGGACAGTTCGCTATCGCAGTCGCGTTAATAGCGGCTACGGTCGTATGTTATCGCCAAATGCAGTTTTTACAGAATGCCGACCTTGGATACTCCAATGAGCAAATCGTGACGCTCGACCTCGGCATGTCGAACATGATGAAAGGACAAGTGCTGAAAGAAAAATTAGAAAAGGTACCCGGTGTCATTGGAATCACCATTTCGGACCAAGTAATGGGTAAAGGATTCATACAAAATGGAGTGCGCTACATACAAGATGGGAAAATGGAGCATATCGCTATTCCTTGCCTTGCTGCCGACAACCAATTCGTAAACTTGTATGGTATGGAACTCGTGGCCGGGAGCGGTTTTTCCCACGACGGCATTGAACGCGGCTCCGAATATCTAATCAACGAGGCACTCGCCCGCCGCATCGGATGGGGCGAAAATGCTGTGGGGCAGCAAATATCCATCGCATGGCAGCAAGAATATGGTACCGTAGTAGGCGTGCTTAAAGATTTTCACTTTAACTCGCTGCGCCACAAGATAGAACCAGTGTGCGTGCGGGCAAGCAATTTTGCCAACAGCATCAGCCTAAAAGTAGATACCAAGAATCTACCCCATACCCTGAGCGAGGCAGCGACCGTGTGGAAATCGGTTGTTACTGACAAACCCTTCGAATACAAATGGGCCGACGAACAGTTTGCCCAAGTGTATCGGTCAGAGACGCGATTCAGCCGCCTGACAGGCTTGGGTGCTGGATTGGCTGTATTTATCGCTTGCTTGGGCTTGCTTGGATTAGTCACTTTCACCGCTGAGCAGCGTGTGAAGGAAATCGGTATTCGCAAAGTCCTTGGTGCCAGCGTTGCAAGCATCACTTCTTTGTTGACACGCGACTACCTAAAACTTGTGGTGGCATCATTTGTCATTGCCTTTCCCCTCACCTATTTTTTGATGGAGCAGTGGCTACAGGATTTTGCCTATCGCATTCATATTGAGGGGTGGATGTTTGCAGTAGCGGGGTTCGCCGCTATTTTGGTTGCGCTGCTAACAGTGGGTTTTCAGAGCGTGCGTGCTGCGTTAGCCAATCCCGTGCGCTCGCTCCGCTCGGAATAAATGGACCCGGTATGTCCGAAATCGAACGCCCTTGTCCGCTTTCGAGCATATTTGAGCCGTACTACCATTTGCAAACAGTTGAAAACAAAATACTTGTGCGCTTGGCAACGGAATTGCCCAAACCTGTGAAAGCATTATTGTCAAAATCTTTCCGCTATGCTACGCTACCTACTCTTTATCTCTTCGCTCTTGCTGACCGCAGCCTGCCACAACACGTTGCCCGAAAATCTCACGGACATTATTGCATTGCCAGAATACACCCCTGCCGCTCGATACGAGCGTTCTGATTTGTCGAAAATGACTTGGCTGGCAGGTGTTTGGAAAGGAGAAGAAGCGGGGCGGGCCGTCCGACAGTCGTTCCAGTTTCACAACAACCAAACACTGGAAATTATTCGCATGGAAGGCAACGGCGACATGATGTCGTTGCTGCTCACATGGCACAACGGACGCTTCTACTACGGCCAACATCGCCAGTGGGTGGTCACATGGATTGGAGAGAAGGATATCCGGCTCGACCCCACGGCTCCCGGTTTGGAACCCATGACTTGGACTCGCCTCCATGCCGACCAATGGCACTTGGTGCGTCACACGCCCAGCGGCGACGAGACAACAATCATGGAACGCACCGGAGAAATGAACCCGTAAACGCAATAGTAGGGGACATGAACAGACTGGATTAAAAGGGTAAAAATTAATTATCCCTTTGAAATGGAGCAGGAATACCTTCTTGTACCTTTGACCAAGAAAATCCGTGTTCCATGTCCAAACAATTGCAAATCAACAAAAACCCCCAAGCTTCCCAGCCGCTTAGCAAGGAACAAAAACGCTTCAACAACTATGTGCGCCGTATAGAGCAATTGCGCAACGAAATTGAGATAACAAAGGAACAAGACCTCAAACTACGACAAACCGGGGAAAAGCGCGTCACTCCAGCCGAAAAAGAGGCTATTGCCACCCTCCGCGAGCTGGTGCTGGCGCTTGACGGCAATCCTCATCTCCCCTCGTTGACCGAGAAACAATATGAAAAGTTCTGCTCCATTATATCGCAAGAAATCGAGCGCCTGCTGCAAACTCATTTCCATCATGACGACGAAACGTTAAAAGCGCTATACGAAAAATACAATCCCGATGAGGAATCTTGGGACGAGGCAATGGAAATAGAAAATGAAGAAATGAAGGACATGGCCTCGCATTTTTTCAATCAGATGTTCGGTACCAACTTTGAGGGCAGCGATTTTGATGACCCTGCCAAAATGAAAGAAAAGATAGAGGCGCGTCAGGCCGAATTTGAAGCCGAAGAAAGAGCGCGAGAAGCGCGTCGCAACCAGCGCAAAAAAACCAACAGCCAATTGGCCGCCGAGGCCAAGCGCAAAGCCGCAGAAGAGGCTGTGGCCAAAACTGCCAAACAGATTTATGTGGACTTGATTCGACACTTCCACCCCGACAAAGAACCCGACGAACAAAAACGCCTTGAAAAAACCGAAATCATGAAACAAATCACCGTCGCCTACGAAGCAAACGACCACCTGAAACTACTGGAGCTACAAATGACCCTGTTGAATGAACGAAACAATGTATTCGCAGACTTCAATGAAAGTCAACTCAAATACTTCAATGATGTATTAAAACGTCAAGTGCAGGAATTGGAGATGGAGTTGGAAATGTGTTCGCCCGACATGAATGGAAATATGTTCGCCATGCTCTATCATCCAGACCCCTACATCATGGACTATCGAATAGAGCAACATGTGCGAGAACAAAAAAGATATGCTAAAATGGTGCGGAACACGATAGAGGGAATACAAACCGTGAAGGGGTTGAAGCAATTTGTCAAAGCGTATCATATAGAAGAAGACAGTTTTGACGACATTCCACCTGAATTACTGAAAATGATGGGAATCTTTGGTCGCTGATGCCGCGTCCGGTCAATGCCCTTTGGTTTTATTAGCCAGTCTCGTTGCCAATTGGCGCGTTGTGGGGGAGCGCATAACTCACACATCACGCTTGTGGTCTCCACTTGAATGCTTTTTCGTTTACTGCTCTCATCGTGCACAGTATTCCTTCCAAATGGTCGCACTCATGCTGAATGAGTTCTGACAAATCATTTTCCACAATCCACGACTGGCGCTCCCAATGCTCGTCAAGATAGGTCACCGTGATGCGTTGGTGGCGTTGCACGCGTACCAGCAGATGAGGAAAGCACATGCAGTCGTCCCAAAGTTCGAACACCTCCGCACTGCGGTCGGTGATAGATGGGTTGATAAGCAGTCGAGGTCTGTCTGCGTCCATGTAAATCACCCTCTTCATGTAACCCAATTGCGG
This genomic interval from Saprospiraceae bacterium contains the following:
- a CDS encoding DUF2807 domain-containing protein: MNKILNINLGGYALTIDDDAYEYLLSYLESIRKRFSESEGRDEIVHDIESRLGEIITQNMGTRTIVMLPDAEAAVEVMGKPEDFGGEPTTEGSGGGAERSGTAGSGNRAKKQTVKTGKRLFRDEEDTVVGGVCSGLSAYFGMHDPVWMRLIFVLLTFLSAGFWMPAYLLLWILVPPAKTAADRLAMRGEPINVDNIAKEIEDSFERLSTKVNELGAEKKSAGGSDKSFGNAVSNGVSVLGQMFGFVVRFISKFGLAIAAIVAIALFVGLAVSWVAGIWGLFVAAPFVEYFSPFSGSVTWLGFANMFFLLGIPILSVALMFVRALFKVRTPSWLQGGLWVFWSINLISAVMLLAVASKNYRSGGSSTKTYDLSGLPSDTLRVEGIAPSARGMESFGWFDEGDGFSFDDGQFNMKGLVEVRVRKSDDGRFRCTQISRSRGSSSRDAASNAEQISFPVEIVGNTLKIPTAFGIPSGQKWRGQRIRLNIELPVGKSIVFDDKIYRHSAAELDEYSKDNERNYISRSPEKVFRMTHRGLVCTGCPQFGDRDYSSSDEYYEHFILEGDFETEMRKGDEFKIRFEGPADAIEKIRTGRKLTLSKKRGTSGVKVFIESPVMTSIVADNAGDIVIRGFEEDDASITITGNSRVKAYLDVADLLNVSLSGKCSLELVGEGGRMDVSLNDGASLEAVNWRASNVEITASGSSKARLFAKEEAVVINDAGSQVKVDGGAKIRNARYEN
- a CDS encoding PadR family transcriptional regulator; amino-acid sequence: MDLENAKAQMRKGVLEMCVLAVISEGETYPPEIMKRLEWTNLIVKEGTLYPLLIRLKNDGLVDYIWREGEKGPPRKYFTVSEQGLQFLTELTEGWHQLVHSVNQTLKGSAAAPAENERKRKMEAPPKPLKIEPLPPDS
- a CDS encoding T9SS type A sorting domain-containing protein, which codes for MFLKASNGGMLSIFTVEGKFVHQTSFTAGANRHSPNLSPGLYFFRCRLENGKVVTHRVAVQH
- a CDS encoding DUF177 domain-containing protein, which gives rise to MNAFKAYSIPIQGLKIGIHHFKFLIDSAFFRHFEDSPVHEGEIQFDLQLDKRPDMLILDFELRGHTRVECDRCTAMIDLPLESEKQLIVKYGEDEGEEEDEVVFIHREASEFNVAKYLYEFTVLALPITNTYDCQSEPNPPCNFDVLKFLKKESDEQKPNAVWDALKGIDDN
- the rpmF gene encoding 50S ribosomal protein L32, coding for MPNPKWRHSKRRKRARRTHYKLEAPNVSICKTTGEQHLFHHAYKVDGDLYYRGQVLVPGKQRSEAEA
- a CDS encoding Rid family detoxifying hydrolase, with amino-acid sequence MSKQIINTPAAPMPIGPYNQAVAFNGLLYVSGQIAIEPSSGELVLDDIELETRQVLNNVKAILDAAGSSLKHVLKATVFVRDINQFSRINVVYGEFFEPSFAPARELVQVVELPKFVNIEISVVASLA
- the trpS gene encoding tryptophan--tRNA ligase, with translation MKNVLSCIQPTGDLHLGNYFGAVQNWVRLQENYQCTYGVVDYHSMTMPYKAETLRENTWKMAFYLLACGIKPENLFIQSLVPEHAELSWVLSCLTSYGELSRMTQFKDKSKQLEERSGQDVFVGAGLFVYPVLQAADILIYHADYVPIGKDQQQHLELSRDIAQRFNHQFGKEYFIHPEPLFTETPKILSPADPSKKMSKSLGEKHYINLFGEEDRIRKQIKSAVTDTGETKAGEMSPGVQNLFELLRACGNMAAFQSLMADYHAGTLKYSDLKEEVASSVAGLVNPLRERLATLQADKRNVKAQIQESSAEIRKRAQQTMREVRELTGLASLK
- a CDS encoding Gfo/Idh/MocA family oxidoreductase, producing MKKRHSRRNFLKTTAKAAIAFTIVPRHVLGGTGHLPPSDRLNIAFIGAGGKAADSIGKLKGTERLAAFCDVDDRRAADTYQQYPDVPRFKDFRKMLDAAGRDIDAVVISTPDHTHAVATLASMQAGKHVYVEKPLTHNIREARTLLEAARKYKVVTQMGNQGASMDCNAELAEWVQAGAIGKVSRVHVWTNRPVWPQGVPTPAPGESIPSELDWDLWLGPAKERPFSARYLPFGWRGWWDFGTGALGDMGCHLIDPVYRALKLTVPTAVEASAATVWSNDFQEADYPDSCPPASIVRIEFPARNKMPACELLWYDGGVRPMRPAELGANEPFGTWDGGVLFEGTKGKILCNIFGDKATLLPTSKMKDFKKPKPTEPRYSAPSHQMVWADACKGKGKTSSPFEYAVPLTEALLIGNLAVRCYDFKKLKPGKTPTSWAPYDYPGRVRLEWDSANLRITNFEEANAFVGREYRNGWSLAT
- a CDS encoding ABC transporter permease; translation: MLHNYLVLALKNLLKRRFVASINLLGLSMGIAVCVLIGLFIRHEKAYDRFHAKSERICRLNTTMKYPGASESTMPYSSYPMGPFLAETFGKEIEAFCRVVPIDQDFILQNGEHQATIRQVFAADSTFFQLFDFKFLQGEPATALSQPQSIVLTRKTAENIFQTAEALGKTLSKTYVSPYSQEDTTEHFTVSAVLENVPTQSHLQFDALLSGTKKPFWAFWNPELVRDWHVLATMTYLLLRSEQTDRAALEQQIPLALRSRMQGSEQVAHQLQPLLDIHLGSKGVSTDQISNFASLDGQYLRIFGFIGLFVLLIATVNYSNLSTILAGRRAKEIAVRKVIGASRRAVVSQFLVESVLTTGLALLLAAGLMVFARPFLQHIDYPITALEHLSNPAFLIMGITGLLMIGVLAGAYPAFFIGKTGPAHVLCGQKLTLKSKQKLIPILVTGQFAIAVALIAATVVCYRQMQFLQNADLGYSNEQIVTLDLGMSNMMKGQVLKEKLEKVPGVIGITISDQVMGKGFIQNGVRYIQDGKMEHIAIPCLAADNQFVNLYGMELVAGSGFSHDGIERGSEYLINEALARRIGWGENAVGQQISIAWQQEYGTVVGVLKDFHFNSLRHKIEPVCVRASNFANSISLKVDTKNLPHTLSEAATVWKSVVTDKPFEYKWADEQFAQVYRSETRFSRLTGLGAGLAVFIACLGLLGLVTFTAEQRVKEIGIRKVLGASVASITSLLTRDYLKLVVASFVIAFPLTYFLMEQWLQDFAYRIHIEGWMFAVAGFAAILVALLTVGFQSVRAALANPVRSLRSE
- a CDS encoding J domain-containing protein, with the protein product MSKQLQINKNPQASQPLSKEQKRFNNYVRRIEQLRNEIEITKEQDLKLRQTGEKRVTPAEKEAIATLRELVLALDGNPHLPSLTEKQYEKFCSIISQEIERLLQTHFHHDDETLKALYEKYNPDEESWDEAMEIENEEMKDMASHFFNQMFGTNFEGSDFDDPAKMKEKIEARQAEFEAEERAREARRNQRKKTNSQLAAEAKRKAAEEAVAKTAKQIYVDLIRHFHPDKEPDEQKRLEKTEIMKQITVAYEANDHLKLLELQMTLLNERNNVFADFNESQLKYFNDVLKRQVQELEMELEMCSPDMNGNMFAMLYHPDPYIMDYRIEQHVREQKRYAKMVRNTIEGIQTVKGLKQFVKAYHIEEDSFDDIPPELLKMMGIFGR
- a CDS encoding peptide deformylase; its protein translation is MDILLDAQRLVPSKHLSDLLLLGDSRLYECCEPILETELTLLPQIAADLRQVVMEVRAKYHFGRGIAAPQLGYMKRVIYMDADRPRLLINPSITDRSAEVFELWDDCMCFPHLLVRVQRHQRITVTYLDEHWERQSWIVENDLSELIQHECDHLEGILCTMRAVNEKAFKWRPQA